The following nucleotide sequence is from Acyrthosiphon pisum isolate AL4f chromosome A2, pea_aphid_22Mar2018_4r6ur, whole genome shotgun sequence.
aagattaaaaatcagggcttgaaaccgattgacaAAATTTCAgtttggtttcgattttgtatatctaccgttgataattttttcgattttggtttcaatttttcaataccggtattaggtAATTTAGGTTTTAGTTACGGTTTGTATACCATttccaatttatataatttcatacaaatatagatttaatacttatttagacATCACAATATTAagttactatacctataaataacatttaaaataactacctaaaagaattaaattattCCTTACTACAAATGCGTGTTAATTTACAGATATTTATCACcatatttactatacaaaaaactcaatatgaaatatattaatactaaaatccAAGAACAGCGCTAATtgaattatatcttatatttaatattattaaaatactagttTAATACTTCTGATAAGTCCTGActacataattgaaaaataataatacaatatatctttaaatttaatattatctgaatATTTAGCTCTTTGCCATGTGATATTTAGTTGATTTATactatgcatataataatatattagtttcaGTTCTAAAGTTTATGATTGatacattatattcattaaataactttattcgtttatttaaaacaagttacaATTGTCCCATTTTGTAAGTTCTccgattaataattttaaaatggcaGGTATTTTGATCATAGAATTACAactatatggtatattttattttattaaatgcagCTACGGAACTTCATTATAACACACTGaatcaattaaatttgaaatcgtATGACAATtctttattcttataaaatgttttatttagtttagGCACTGTTTAGCCATTTAGTGAGTTCTGAATTTtgcagtttatattttattttaatatcactatgttttagaatttaatataaataaaataaattatacacatcattaaatcataaatgtgcCATAAACAATAGaatccacataatataatgttttctcCGTCTTAGATATACGCATATGTAATATACCAAAACGAATGTCCAACAGTTACAAATTTGTACTcttatcttaaatattattgtaaattgacCTATAGTGAATCATAAGTTAAGAATGTTGCCTTGTCTCTTTGGGTTTTTAcggtgttttaatttttaggtgaATTATATTGgcattatcaaatattattattttacaatttgtaacGAGACAGaataatacctacgtaaattACTAGAGCGCGCAGTGCACACGTTACCACCGTCGATACGCATACCGACACGCCACTGGTCGACGAACCGCGTACTATCAAGTGTGTTGTGTCCAACAATAAGCGTCGGGCACACACACTAGATAGCGCACACTTCCATTTCAGTTTAAAACATCGTAGGAAAATCGTTAATTaccatttcataattaaatcaaatcacTAAAACAATTACATCAACATAAAGTGCGCATCTCATAACATCCACTATCATCAACACGAACCGATCTAACCGCATGAGATCAGTCAAAACAAGTCAAAGACGTATTACACAACACGTAATTATTCTTCATAGCAGCTACCGTAGTAGTGCATATATAGCCCCAACCACCGTCACGAAACATAACAACAAATCGTATTCGCTTGCCGTATCTGGAGCCTCCTTAGGTTCAAACAGTGCGACCAAGTATTACCGTCTATTCTCCTCTGTGACTGGGACCTCTTCAGGTTCAAACAGCGCAGACGagaagtttttgttttaaatacccTCGTTGTCCGaacgtcgtcgccgtcgtcgtccgAACAGTGCCGTACCTACTCTCACACATAAACAAATTGTTACCGCCGCTGCTATTGATAACGCTAAACCGTTTCCGCCGCCGTACCTACTCGCATACGCACATGCCGCGGAAAACCACACTATTTATTCGCCACACCATTATTAATTTGTGTCCAATAACCAAACCATTCATATCGTATTGCCATTGACCACAGGAGCCGTGGGTCTGCAGTACTCACCGACGTTTCAAAGACCGACAAAAAGAAGCATATTCCGATCAGATTGAATATCTGCCGTGAGTCAATCCAATCACttagtttatataattcattcctcgttatatgttttttttaaatgtacgtCGTCTTGAACgactaaaattgatttaaaagaaaatattgtacaaataaataagtaataacacaatatgtttcaataaaacagttaataatattatgaaccaaAAATTGTCTACgcgttcaattattttattacacaatatactcATCACtcacttaaatatttgagtaaatttaaaaaccaacgaGTGAAcacagtaaataattttacatttaagtttgataatggGTAAAATcactcttatatattttaagccgACCACACGCACTAATTTGAACtgtaagttttaatatattattatgggttaGTAAGACggaaaaaaacattcataagCCGGTACGAAAGCTTCTCAAATAACCCCTAATCAATTGACTTATTGAACTATGTACTTGATCGTTgtgtaataatagtttatttttcatattattttaaaatcaaaattacagactaacaaatttttatactaaGTACTGTAGAAATATGATTACGTTGAGTGAAACTCAACGTATTTGTAAGAGAAATATGATGTGTATACTTTAAAGTAAAATCAAATTACTTACTATAGCATGTGACTAATCTatcaaattctaaataattaaattaaaaaatgtattaggtattttacCAACAAAACGAGAGCAAGATAGTTGACAACATCTAAGAGAAAGTCACAACCGCTGACAAACTTACATgcgtagtaaaatattaatatataggcatttctttaagaataatatctttatcattaagttttattttcagttaattataattaaaaacacaaaatttgttCTGTAGAACATAAATTTGCTATTAAAAGATATCTCCGTTTGTGATATCATGTGGTCATGGAAAAGTtacttctaataattaatatgacattGGCATGGGCGGATAGGCCAATTTTGGCCTACCGGGAAATTTTACAAAGGGGCCccaaacatgaaaaaaaaagtcgCTCGCTTCGCTCGCAAGTACATTactatatcaattttattaagtacCACATCAAAATAAAGCATAACACATAACCAACAAtgtataacaaaacaattttttactatttaatcaaatttagtttttcattttaacatAGTAACATTCTACCAAATACTGGGCTTCTAGCtcctaatttatttatgatgtcTTCGGAATCAATTTTGTTGAGAATATCTTTTTCTACATTCATTAGCAACATACTCTCTAATACATTCTGACCTattgtatttcttaaataattttttacaaattttaatttcgaaaatgtACGTTCAGATTCTACTTGTGTAATGGATAAAGTAAGCATAAATTTATATGCAAAGTGGAGGCCACGATATGTATTtgcgtataaattatatttcaccaACACTTCATAACAGCAGGTTACACAATACTTGGTACTGGCACTATGCacacatactataatatcatcatcacTCTTGAGTCCTagaacaaaacataaaataaaatataacataattattgatgattttattttttaatatttatgtaataataaatatagattaccATTTTCTGAATCATCACCATCATCAGTAACTTGATTATTTAGTTCATCATACACACAAGCAATGGTTTTTTTCAATTCTCTCCATTTAGATGTAAAGTCAACATATTCATTTCTAAGATCATCGTAAGTTATGTCCGGAataaaatttctgattttttcatatatttttattaaagcatTTGTTGGAAGTGGTAAATCTAGTTGAAAATTGTTTGGGTCAAGACAAGAAAAATCTGCACATAGTTGTTCATGTTTTTCAAATCTTGATGAAATACTTTCAATAACAGTATCAAATACTTGGTTATAAACATTGATTTCAAATGCCCGTAATGGATCTGTAATAGGATCATCTATTGATTCATAGTCagtaaattgtctttttttttttcttactctAATATGAGGTAACTCATTTAGAATTTCTAAAGTATTATTCTCCAtttcatcaaattttttattggtatattCAACAAAAGTATTGGCTGCTTCTTTTATACATTGAAATTGGCGGGCACAGTCTTGTAAATCATTCAAAGTTTGTTTCACCATTTGATAAGCTGCAATTATATTAACTCCATGcccttgtaaatattttgatagaggagtggtttttttaaaaattcgcaAGTACATTTGGGCAGTTAAAAtagtttcatattttaacaaaccttcttttaaattttttgcctTGAATCGAGCATCTGGAGTTATACCTAAATTGTAGTTATGAGATCAACATACAATCCATTTTCGGGTTCATTAAATTGTCCAAAAACCTTTGTCAATGCTGCATCTTTGGACCACCATCTTGTTTCGCcgattgtacatattttttttttggaatttttggtTATCCATATGTCCATACGTTTATATGACTCACGTATAAATACCGCACATCCTTGCAAGATACCAAACAAAGAAATAGATTGGACAATTTTGCTTGTAATATCactaataactaaatttaatacatgtGCATAACACCATACATGTACTTGTTCAACTGCTGCTTCGCTCATTTTCGTGGAAAATCCATTATAAACTCCTTGCATATTTGCAGCTCCGTCGGTTGCGTTTCCTATACAGCATTTTGGGTCTAGATTCATATCTTTGAGAACTTTTAAGAGTAACTCAACAAAATCGGAGCCTTTACTTGAGCTACACCTTACCATACCAACTAATCTTTCAAAGACAGATGTACCATTTacatatcttaatattattgagCATTGATCTGTAACAGATATATCTTGTGTTGTATCGAGTTGTACAGAATATATTACAGCATCTTTCACTTCATTAGAAAttgtaaatttgatatttttagcaataatttcaagaatataattaattgtagtttttgataaaaaagtaACTTGACCTCCTCCTTGTTGGGCTCCAgaattatgacattttaaacttttttttacaactttatCTAAATGTGATTTAAGCAAGGAATCatatttactaataagtaaAGTTATTTCCAAAAAATTGCCATGGTCTAAGGAAGAATCGTCGAGTGAATAAGCAGCCTCATTTGTTTTACCTCTATAACTTAGTCCGCGCTTTCCAATTAACTTTAACACATCAATAAGACGAAGTAATACATTTCGATTGTTTTCAACTTGTATTTTTCTTATTGAACCAAGTCCGTGTGTTAAAAGTGAATCCACTGAGGAAAATTGCTTTTTCATCAAATGAGcatcaacatttaatttgtgtGTTATTGTTTCTTCGTGATCACTGACTCGCTCATATACATGTTTCCAGACAGAAAATCCTTTGGAAAATGATCCAGAACCATCACCATAACAAAGACATATATTGCAAAATAAAGCTTTTTTCTTAACACAATAAGATATCCATTTACGATGACCTCCATCCTTACGGTTGTACAATTTTGAAGGTCTGAATGGAATGTTGGTTTTCGGTTGATGAGGATGGAATGACCAAAAgcttgtaaaattaatacttctaggttttataaacatatcagtagcctctgtaaaaaaaaaagttatactagtttaaaattatagaattcaaatttacgtataacatttattataaactattattattagcacTCAGTGTgctgaaacattttaatttacaataaaaaaatgtaaaaaaaatgtaggtgtatattatataggtaccattatcAATATTTGAAGAGGTTTCAACTATTTCCAtggtatcaacattttcaattgtattaacttgatttttttcattgtcTTGTTTTGAAGCATTGACATCTAGAAagtagttttagtttttaaaatagtttaggtAAAAAAGTTAACTAGAAATTACCATTAT
It contains:
- the LOC115034205 gene encoding uncharacterized protein LOC115034205 codes for the protein MAIVETEVETCSNIDNGDSNLKKYNSTAIENERENLNSDNDVNASKQDNEKNQVNTIENVDTMEIVETSSNIDNEATDMFIKPRSINFTSFWSFHPHQPKTNIPFRPSKLYNRKDGGHRKWISYCVKKKALFCNICLCYGDGSGSFSKGFSVWKHVYERVSDHEETITHKLNVDAHLMKKQFSSVDSLLTHGLGSIRKIQVENNRNVLLRLIDVLKLIGKRGLSYRGKTNEAAYSLDDSSLDHGNFLEITLLISKYDSLLKSHLDKVVKKSLKCHNSGAQQGGGQVTFLSKTTINYILEIIAKNIKFTISNEVKDAVIYSVQLDTTQDISVTDQCSIILRYVNGTSVFERLVGMVRCSSSKGSDFVELLLKVLKDMNLDPKCCIGNATDGAANMQGVYNGFSTKMSEAAVEQVHVWCYAHVLNLVISDITSKIVQSISLFGILQGCAVFIRESYKRMDIWITKNSKKKICTIGETRWWSKDAALTKVFGQFNEPENGLYVDLITTI
- the LOC115034206 gene encoding uncharacterized protein LOC115034206 translates to MYLRIFKKTTPLSKYLQGHGVNIIAAYQMVKQTLNDLQDCARQFQCIKEAANTFVEYTNKKFDEMENNTLEILNELPHIRVRKKKRQFTDYESIDDPITDPLRAFEINVYNQVFDTVIESISSRFEKHEQLCADFSCLDPNNFQLDLPLPTNALIKIYEKIRNFIPDITYDDLRNEYVDFTSKWRELKKTIACVYDELNNQVTDDGDDSENGLKSDDDIIVCVHSASTKYCVTCCYEVLVKYNLYANTYRGLHFAYKFMLTLSITQVESERTFSKLKFVKNYLRNTIGQNVLESMLLMNVEKDILNKIDSEDIINKLGARSPVFGRMLLC